A stretch of Pirellulales bacterium DNA encodes these proteins:
- the flgC gene encoding flagellar basal body rod protein FlgC translates to MLGALDVSTSALVAQRTRLNAITSNLANMSTTRNEFGQPDPYVPRYVTFQTDEQLATSGGGVGVQVGSVEYANTPPRMKYEPGHPDANAAGYVAYPNVDMTTEFVDALEATRAYEANIGVMEITKDMAARSLQILA, encoded by the coding sequence ATGCTCGGCGCCCTCGACGTCAGCACCAGCGCCCTGGTGGCGCAGCGCACGCGGCTCAACGCGATCACTTCGAATCTCGCGAACATGTCGACGACTCGCAACGAGTTCGGTCAGCCCGACCCCTACGTGCCGAGGTACGTCACCTTTCAGACAGACGAACAGCTTGCCACGAGCGGCGGCGGCGTCGGCGTGCAGGTCGGCTCGGTTGAATACGCGAACACGCCCCCCCGCATGAAGTACGAACCGGGCCACCCCGACGCCAACGCCGCCGGGTACGTCGCCTACCCGAACGTCGACATGACGACCGAATTCGTCGACGCCTTGGAGGCGACCCGCGCCTACGAAGCGAACATCGGCGTCATGGAGATCACCAAAGACATGGCCGCCCGGTCCCTGCAGATCCTGGCGTAG
- the fliE gene encoding flagellar hook-basal body complex protein FliE, giving the protein MNPIQGLSTARSSLPLPPAGPNAARPDGVDFKQMLMESINDVNSMQLQADKAVESLMTGGDVDPAEVLTAVQKADLGFRLMLQMRNKVMAAYQEIKDIRV; this is encoded by the coding sequence ATGAACCCGATCCAAGGCCTCAGCACAGCTCGGTCTTCGCTGCCGTTGCCGCCGGCGGGGCCGAACGCCGCGCGCCCCGACGGAGTCGACTTCAAGCAAATGCTGATGGAGTCGATCAACGACGTGAACTCGATGCAATTGCAGGCCGACAAAGCAGTCGAGTCGCTGATGACCGGCGGCGACGTCGACCCGGCCGAAGTGCTGACCGCCGTCCAAAAAGCCGACCTCGGCTTCCGACTGATGCTCCAGATGCGCAACAAAGTGATGGCGGCGTATCAGGAGATCAAGGACATCAGAGTTTAG